Proteins from a genomic interval of Schaalia odontolytica:
- a CDS encoding type VII secretion protein EccB: MPSSKDILEAQRFNRSRLITAFTSGTPNGREVDTPSPVRPLIFGVVVAVIMCVIGVATRFFSSNPDLNTVNYELINVKDTGARYFWANGVLHPIKNITTAKLLAPESGLGSTKASAAALENYPRGPQLGLDNVPEDVPAAKQLASTWLSCDLDDSSHTWIAKSLPSEQFKLTETTSALVTPDHGGTRYFIDGTTHKKYLINDADSRESEWALAFQNIIAYPIDVEPEWLELFPSGTRLRSWSYHDIPNAGQPATKLPGSLKDKGLTIGMVVDQIDSNGQVLNSYLVVDEANLAVFNSTAARLYKDAPTGKQLPTEEFKDIAPVHADFIGEDWPPYEHFAQAEWANDKRDSATQTVVCAKMDTTDHAVPKIGLYTMPKKDADAASYDPESLNATTGPVTTRKVTVGGGSGALVAISPGGGEAAAYGFVSDLGYFHSLGDVPSTSIKLLGWTQADATAIPQAWSNLIPQGAELTPKAAAASVGLS; this comes from the coding sequence ATGCCGTCGAGTAAAGACATCCTTGAAGCCCAGCGCTTCAATCGCAGTCGCCTGATCACCGCTTTCACATCCGGCACCCCCAACGGACGCGAGGTTGACACTCCCTCGCCCGTTCGTCCGCTCATCTTCGGAGTCGTCGTCGCCGTCATCATGTGCGTGATCGGCGTGGCTACTCGCTTCTTCAGTTCGAATCCGGACCTGAACACGGTGAACTACGAGCTGATCAACGTCAAGGACACCGGCGCCCGCTACTTCTGGGCGAACGGCGTGCTTCACCCGATCAAGAACATCACGACGGCTAAGCTCCTCGCGCCGGAATCGGGACTCGGTTCAACGAAGGCCAGTGCTGCTGCCCTCGAGAACTATCCGCGAGGCCCCCAGCTTGGCCTCGATAACGTCCCCGAAGACGTTCCCGCCGCCAAGCAGCTAGCGAGCACGTGGCTGTCGTGCGATCTGGACGACTCCTCGCACACGTGGATCGCCAAGAGCCTGCCCTCCGAGCAGTTCAAGCTCACGGAGACCACCTCGGCGCTCGTGACCCCCGATCACGGGGGAACCAGGTACTTCATTGACGGAACCACGCATAAGAAGTACCTGATCAACGACGCCGACAGTCGCGAGAGCGAATGGGCGCTCGCGTTCCAGAACATCATCGCCTACCCGATCGACGTCGAGCCCGAGTGGCTTGAGCTCTTCCCGTCCGGCACGCGGCTGAGATCGTGGAGCTATCACGACATCCCGAACGCCGGCCAGCCTGCGACGAAGCTCCCCGGTTCCCTCAAGGACAAGGGGCTGACGATCGGCATGGTCGTTGACCAGATCGATTCCAACGGTCAGGTCCTCAACTCCTACCTGGTCGTCGACGAAGCTAACCTGGCGGTCTTCAACTCGACCGCGGCGCGCCTGTACAAGGACGCGCCGACCGGCAAGCAGCTCCCGACCGAGGAGTTCAAGGACATCGCCCCCGTCCACGCCGACTTCATCGGAGAGGACTGGCCGCCGTACGAGCACTTTGCCCAGGCCGAGTGGGCGAACGACAAGCGAGACTCGGCCACTCAGACGGTCGTGTGCGCGAAGATGGATACCACCGATCACGCGGTGCCCAAGATCGGCCTGTACACGATGCCCAAGAAAGACGCGGACGCCGCCTCCTACGATCCGGAGTCCCTGAACGCCACGACAGGGCCGGTGACGACGCGCAAGGTGACGGTCGGCGGCGGTTCGGGCGCCCTCGTCGCGATTTCCCCCGGGGGTGGAGAGGCCGCCGCCTACGGCTTCGTTTCCGACCTGGGATACTTCCACTCCCTCGGAGACGTGCCGAGCACCTCCATCAAGCTCCTCGGGTGGACGCAGGCCGACGCGACAGCCATCCCGCAGGCGTGGAGCAACCTCATCCCGCAGGGCGCCGAACTGACGCCCAAGGCGGCAGCGGCCTCAGTGGGGCTCTCGTGA
- a CDS encoding S8 family serine peptidase, giving the protein MSGGTVRSRAFGRGLVGASLTVGLALAPLVVPTSSHEAGNASAFGARVAHADPVPTPSVRPTPTAPPTEAPSPTPKPTENQTCPQESPTYIKAQPAILDHVGVRRAWEVSRGSGVTVAVVDSGVAAGNQHFNASGKTVVLPGVDFSGENTDGRVDVGEHGTAIAGAIAAQQLPSSVGSGLIGVAPDAQILPVRVETGLEQGGNANPKQGEETFMQRVARAIRWASDHGAQIIVVAHSSAESDPQLEAAIQAVRSRSLVVASTGNTYQDQQDKQIVYPAAYEGVLAVTASNADGSSSDQQVHGAHVDAAVPAGVIHTTWFDQADCLVGGYSGDTPLPSSSYATAYAGGFAALVASRYPNESPDMWKYRLEVTAVRGTADQRTDELGWGILSPYDALTFDDIGTRFGPPHPNPAAHPAPQHPAQAAPRLVGRDTILTIRTYIVSAVVVLGSALLGGLVILSHLRGRPSVVEDPEEDLS; this is encoded by the coding sequence GTGAGCGGCGGCACTGTCCGTTCGCGGGCGTTTGGACGAGGCCTTGTCGGCGCCTCGCTGACCGTCGGCCTCGCGCTCGCACCCCTGGTCGTGCCCACCTCCTCACACGAGGCAGGGAACGCCTCCGCCTTCGGTGCCCGCGTAGCTCACGCGGACCCGGTGCCGACCCCCAGCGTGCGCCCCACGCCCACCGCTCCGCCTACCGAGGCGCCCAGCCCGACTCCGAAGCCAACGGAGAACCAGACGTGCCCGCAGGAGAGTCCGACGTACATCAAGGCTCAGCCCGCGATCCTCGATCACGTTGGGGTGCGGCGAGCGTGGGAGGTGTCGCGGGGCTCGGGAGTCACGGTCGCCGTGGTCGACTCGGGCGTCGCAGCCGGTAACCAGCACTTCAACGCGAGCGGCAAGACGGTCGTGTTGCCGGGGGTCGACTTCAGCGGCGAGAACACCGATGGGCGCGTCGACGTGGGGGAGCACGGAACCGCCATCGCGGGGGCGATCGCCGCCCAGCAGCTGCCCTCCTCCGTCGGTTCGGGGCTCATCGGCGTTGCCCCCGACGCGCAGATTCTTCCCGTTCGTGTCGAGACCGGCCTCGAACAGGGGGGGAACGCCAACCCGAAGCAGGGTGAAGAGACCTTCATGCAGCGCGTGGCGCGCGCGATCCGATGGGCTTCCGACCACGGCGCGCAGATCATCGTGGTCGCTCACTCGTCCGCCGAAAGCGATCCGCAGCTGGAGGCCGCCATCCAGGCCGTGCGGTCTCGCTCGCTCGTGGTGGCCTCGACGGGCAATACCTACCAGGATCAGCAGGACAAGCAGATCGTCTACCCGGCAGCCTACGAGGGGGTTCTGGCGGTGACCGCCAGCAACGCGGACGGCTCCTCCTCCGACCAGCAGGTCCACGGCGCGCACGTCGACGCGGCGGTTCCCGCCGGCGTCATTCACACCACGTGGTTCGACCAGGCCGACTGCCTGGTCGGCGGGTATTCCGGTGACACACCCCTCCCGTCCTCCTCGTACGCGACCGCCTACGCGGGAGGGTTCGCGGCTCTCGTGGCCTCCCGATACCCCAACGAGTCACCGGATATGTGGAAGTATCGCTTGGAGGTGACCGCCGTGCGCGGAACCGCAGATCAACGCACTGATGAACTCGGGTGGGGAATCCTTTCCCCCTACGATGCCCTGACCTTCGACGACATCGGCACGAGGTTCGGCCCGCCTCACCCGAACCCCGCAGCGCACCCCGCACCGCAGCATCCCGCCCAGGCTGCGCCGAGGCTGGTGGGGCGCGACACCATTCTCACCATCCGCACATACATCGTCTCGGCCGTGGTGGTGCTGGGATCTGCGCTGCTTGGCGGCCTGGTGATCCTCTCTCACCTGCGCGGGCGGCCCAGCGTCGTCGAAGACCCCGAGGAGGACCTGTCGTGA
- a CDS encoding S8 family peptidase, translating to MSTILTRRRARLGTTVASILALTGGLLAVPSVPANAVGPTLTGADQEYYGYYRLDSLHSQGYTGEGTIIAMIDGHVNTNVPELAGAHIENKSPCAVSSNAEDLDHGTAVAQILVSSRFGIAPKATLYTYDLAYRDEEAGADCKMPGWNGAGAADTSLLIEQAINDGADIISISSNYPYQSQDLRWAMARALAEGVIVVASMGNDSTEDAGDGLPVWSGVCGVGAIYADGSLTDYSNWGNGIETAALGRSYFRSGSDGSIRDAQGTSFATPIVAGFLAIAWQRFGDDVTSNQILQAMTTTGVGGNGEWNMYTGFGAIDPWAMLNAKAGSLPDENPCESKTYASDPSWQDVEDYIDGTVNPLLIRNDDSYVYRGTNENAAFDSQHDYPVHLGTSPRYHAS from the coding sequence GTGAGCACGATACTGACGAGGCGCCGTGCGCGCCTTGGGACCACGGTTGCGAGCATCCTCGCATTGACGGGCGGCCTACTCGCTGTTCCCTCCGTTCCAGCCAACGCCGTCGGGCCCACGCTCACGGGCGCGGACCAGGAGTACTACGGCTACTACCGCCTCGATTCCCTGCACTCTCAGGGCTACACGGGGGAGGGAACGATCATCGCGATGATCGATGGGCACGTGAATACGAACGTGCCGGAGCTGGCGGGAGCGCACATCGAGAACAAGTCCCCCTGCGCCGTGTCCTCCAACGCCGAGGATCTCGATCACGGGACTGCCGTCGCGCAGATCCTGGTGTCTTCCCGATTCGGTATCGCGCCCAAAGCTACCCTCTACACCTACGATTTGGCCTACCGGGACGAGGAGGCGGGCGCGGATTGCAAAATGCCCGGGTGGAATGGCGCAGGGGCCGCCGACACCTCGTTGCTCATCGAACAGGCGATCAACGACGGCGCGGACATCATTTCCATCTCCAGCAACTACCCCTACCAATCGCAGGACCTGCGGTGGGCGATGGCCCGCGCCCTGGCCGAGGGGGTCATCGTCGTCGCGTCGATGGGGAATGATTCGACCGAGGACGCTGGCGATGGGCTTCCCGTGTGGTCGGGCGTCTGCGGGGTCGGAGCCATCTACGCCGACGGCTCACTGACCGACTACAGCAACTGGGGCAACGGTATCGAAACGGCCGCCCTGGGCAGGAGCTACTTCCGCTCCGGCTCGGATGGGAGCATCCGCGATGCGCAGGGCACGTCCTTCGCGACGCCCATTGTCGCAGGTTTTCTGGCCATCGCGTGGCAGAGGTTTGGTGACGATGTGACGTCGAATCAGATCCTGCAAGCGATGACCACGACGGGCGTGGGAGGCAACGGCGAGTGGAACATGTACACGGGATTCGGTGCGATTGACCCGTGGGCGATGCTCAATGCGAAGGCAGGCAGCCTTCCCGACGAGAACCCGTGCGAGTCCAAAACCTACGCCTCGGATCCCAGCTGGCAGGATGTTGAAGACTACATAGATGGCACCGTCAACCCGTTGTTGATCAGAAACGACGACTCCTACGTCTATCGCGGCACGAACGAGAACGCCGCCTTCGACTCCCAGCACGACTACCCCGTGCACCTGGGCACCAGCCCCCGCTATCACGCGAGCTGA
- a CDS encoding YbaB/EbfC family nucleoid-associated protein has product MVEALGRTPEEIRQTLRKQMAEAEKRASDARELVDLIKNAKASGFDSRREVEVEVDPDGRLVKLSIDDEALEDADARDVEDAIMEAYADAGRNMRDYIHRQTTERFGDDGGTLKDYLTNLDANLGSLGR; this is encoded by the coding sequence ATGGTAGAAGCACTGGGGCGGACGCCCGAAGAAATCAGACAGACACTCCGGAAACAGATGGCCGAAGCGGAGAAGAGGGCTTCAGACGCGCGCGAGCTCGTCGACCTCATCAAGAACGCCAAGGCCTCCGGTTTCGATTCTCGCCGCGAGGTTGAAGTTGAGGTTGACCCCGACGGCCGTCTTGTGAAGCTATCGATCGACGACGAAGCACTCGAGGACGCCGACGCTCGCGACGTCGAGGATGCCATCATGGAAGCCTACGCGGACGCGGGACGCAACATGCGCGACTACATTCACCGTCAGACCACGGAGCGCTTCGGTGATGACGGAGGTACCTTGAAGGACTACCTCACCAACCTGGACGCGAACCTCGGCTCGTTGGGGCGCTGA
- a CDS encoding potassium channel family protein, whose product MADERESKELQSGTLVIGLGRFGSAVAVTQDQLGYEILAVEKNPARVQAFAGRFPLVEADATSKDALEQLGAREFRSAVVGVGSSLEAAVLITANLVDMGISSIWVKATSSQHGRILRRVGAHHVVYPDLDAGKRTAHLVGGRMVDYIEMEKDGFSIMKLRPPQEVHGFSLEELDLRGRYGVNVLAIRRPKQRFEYADASTRINSDDEIIVSGDSHLLEYFANRP is encoded by the coding sequence ATGGCAGATGAACGCGAGTCGAAGGAACTCCAGTCGGGCACGCTCGTCATTGGGTTGGGCCGTTTTGGTTCGGCCGTGGCAGTGACGCAGGATCAGCTCGGGTACGAGATCTTGGCTGTGGAAAAGAATCCCGCGCGCGTACAGGCATTCGCGGGGCGCTTCCCGCTCGTTGAGGCCGACGCAACATCGAAGGACGCGCTGGAGCAGCTGGGGGCGCGCGAGTTTCGCAGCGCTGTCGTCGGCGTCGGATCGTCACTCGAGGCCGCCGTGCTCATTACCGCGAACCTGGTGGACATGGGAATCTCATCCATCTGGGTTAAGGCGACCTCATCGCAACACGGCCGCATCCTGCGGCGCGTCGGCGCCCACCACGTCGTGTACCCCGATCTGGACGCGGGCAAGAGAACAGCGCACCTGGTGGGAGGACGCATGGTCGACTACATCGAGATGGAAAAGGATGGTTTCTCCATCATGAAGCTGCGCCCGCCGCAGGAAGTCCACGGCTTCTCTTTGGAGGAGTTGGACCTGCGCGGCCGCTACGGGGTGAATGTGCTGGCAATTCGTCGGCCAAAACAACGTTTCGAGTACGCGGACGCGTCTACCCGGATCAACTCCGACGACGAGATCATCGTCTCGGGCGACTCGCACCTGCTGGAGTACTTCGCGAACCGCCCGTAG
- a CDS encoding endonuclease domain-containing protein — MTPDEITAIRSQLLVVGVHGTKVQLHRRCKAREIVRLLSGIYVPTAALADLGVQQRRDVVFAARLSALSIRLPSHVLSGAATAPLLGLPGEGRLEELIAYAPTRGCSRIVHFPSLTLPGDQHIPGVTLRTCRPCQPAASVEFLGFRIAAPSRILVDCARTCCDEQAFVLACAGLARASHFNRFRPSESRARLAEARRDLLAEASLLPVNTPGRRRAEWIARNANAGCESPGEALVLLALLRAGISGLTTQEEVHCRDNTYFIDIALPALKIAIEFDGRVKYGNTVEEVHDSVEAQQRRQRRLEVEGWLVIRIRWSDLRHMDEVVAQIRAAIRSRSGR; from the coding sequence ATGACACCCGATGAAATCACTGCGATCAGATCGCAGCTGTTGGTTGTAGGAGTACACGGCACCAAAGTCCAATTGCATCGGCGGTGTAAGGCACGAGAGATAGTGCGGCTCTTGTCCGGAATCTATGTTCCGACAGCGGCGCTTGCCGACCTTGGGGTTCAACAGCGCCGGGATGTCGTCTTCGCAGCCAGACTGAGCGCTCTGAGTATTCGTTTGCCCTCACATGTGCTCAGCGGGGCAGCTACTGCACCGCTGCTCGGTTTGCCAGGAGAAGGACGCCTTGAGGAGCTCATCGCTTACGCGCCAACACGCGGATGCAGCCGGATCGTGCATTTTCCTTCCCTGACGTTGCCGGGCGACCAACACATTCCAGGCGTGACGCTGCGGACGTGTCGGCCATGCCAGCCAGCAGCTTCCGTAGAGTTCCTTGGCTTTCGCATCGCCGCACCCAGCCGCATCCTGGTCGATTGTGCCCGCACATGCTGCGACGAGCAGGCATTTGTCCTGGCTTGTGCGGGCTTGGCACGTGCGTCACACTTCAACCGCTTCCGACCCAGTGAGTCACGCGCTCGGCTCGCTGAAGCACGCCGAGACCTCCTCGCCGAAGCATCGCTGCTTCCCGTCAATACTCCAGGGAGGAGACGCGCAGAGTGGATTGCACGCAACGCGAACGCCGGTTGCGAGTCACCGGGTGAGGCTCTGGTGTTACTCGCGTTGCTCCGCGCCGGAATTTCTGGGCTCACGACCCAGGAGGAAGTCCACTGTCGCGACAACACCTACTTCATCGACATCGCACTTCCGGCCCTCAAGATTGCCATCGAGTTTGACGGCCGCGTCAAGTACGGAAACACCGTCGAGGAGGTGCACGACAGTGTTGAAGCGCAACAGCGGCGTCAGAGGAGACTCGAGGTGGAAGGATGGCTGGTGATTCGCATCCGCTGGTCCGACCTACGCCACATGGACGAGGTAGTGGCACAGATCCGGGCCGCCATTCGCTCGCGATCGGGACGATAG
- a CDS encoding TrkH family potassium uptake protein, whose product MVPARNGRKRRAGSPRLPAEPGAARFLIHGRAPATTPIISAETLSPQPSPIVRPVQGGPKGPHPQVPSSPAQRVRAWLAKQARYYPARLAISTFALIIGVITALLMLPFASASDTSAPFVDVLFTAVSAVCVTGLTTVDTATYWSPFGQAVIALGIVVGGLGVMTLASILGFAVSRHLGLTQRMLATQETKTGAMGQISTLLKAVIATSLSMQFLLAAAFLPRFLSMGLDPGRAAWDALFMAISVFNNAGFVILPGGLSPHVTDWWMLVPIILGTTVGAIGFPVIMDVSTHLRTPRRWRLHTKLTLSTYLILAFVGALALALTEWHNPTTLGAIDTPSKILNALLAGVNSRSSGLSALDVGAMRSQTHFVQDILMMIGGGSASTAGGVKVTTFAVLVLAVIAEARGDQDIETFGRRIPTSTIRLAVAVSLLGLALVAVSVVLLLSMTDYTLDIILFETISAFATVGLSTGITPILPVGAKYVLIALMFAGRTGSMTVAAALALRERSRVIRMPEEQPIIG is encoded by the coding sequence ATGGTACCGGCACGCAACGGGCGGAAACGGCGAGCAGGCAGCCCCCGCCTGCCTGCCGAACCCGGCGCCGCACGCTTCCTGATCCACGGGCGCGCACCGGCCACAACGCCCATCATTTCAGCGGAAACTCTCAGCCCGCAGCCCTCCCCCATCGTCCGCCCAGTCCAGGGCGGCCCCAAGGGACCACACCCGCAGGTTCCCTCCTCGCCAGCCCAACGCGTGCGCGCGTGGCTTGCCAAGCAAGCTCGCTACTACCCGGCACGCCTCGCGATCAGCACTTTTGCCCTCATTATCGGCGTCATCACGGCGCTGCTCATGCTGCCTTTCGCCTCCGCCTCGGACACCTCCGCTCCCTTCGTCGATGTCCTGTTCACCGCGGTGTCCGCCGTGTGCGTCACGGGGCTCACAACCGTCGATACTGCTACCTACTGGTCACCATTTGGGCAGGCGGTCATTGCCCTGGGTATCGTCGTCGGCGGCCTGGGCGTGATGACGCTGGCCTCGATCCTCGGCTTCGCCGTGTCTCGCCACCTCGGCCTGACCCAGCGCATGCTCGCCACCCAGGAAACCAAGACGGGCGCCATGGGACAGATCTCCACGCTTCTCAAGGCAGTCATCGCGACCTCCCTGTCCATGCAGTTTCTCCTGGCGGCCGCGTTCCTCCCCCGCTTCCTCTCCATGGGGCTCGACCCCGGTCGGGCGGCCTGGGATGCGCTTTTCATGGCTATCTCGGTCTTTAACAACGCGGGCTTCGTGATCCTTCCCGGCGGGCTGTCCCCCCACGTCACGGACTGGTGGATGCTGGTCCCCATCATCCTGGGGACCACGGTGGGGGCCATCGGGTTCCCCGTGATCATGGACGTGTCCACACACCTTCGGACGCCCCGCCGCTGGCGGCTTCACACGAAGCTCACCCTGTCCACGTACCTGATCCTTGCCTTCGTCGGAGCTCTTGCTCTGGCTCTCACCGAGTGGCACAATCCCACCACTCTCGGCGCGATCGACACGCCCTCCAAGATCCTCAACGCGCTGCTTGCCGGCGTCAATTCGCGCTCATCGGGCCTGTCTGCCCTTGACGTGGGCGCCATGCGCTCACAGACACACTTCGTCCAGGACATCCTCATGATGATCGGCGGGGGCTCGGCGTCAACGGCCGGCGGCGTCAAGGTCACAACCTTCGCGGTCCTCGTCCTCGCGGTCATCGCGGAGGCTCGAGGCGATCAGGACATCGAAACTTTCGGGCGACGCATCCCCACCTCCACCATTCGCCTTGCGGTCGCGGTGTCGCTCCTCGGGCTCGCCCTCGTCGCCGTCTCCGTCGTGTTGCTCCTGTCAATGACGGACTACACGCTCGACATCATCCTGTTTGAAACAATCTCCGCGTTTGCAACGGTCGGCCTATCCACCGGCATCACGCCGATTCTTCCCGTTGGCGCGAAGTACGTTCTCATCGCCCTCATGTTCGCCGGGCGCACGGGTTCGATGACAGTGGCGGCCGCCCTGGCACTCCGGGAGCGTTCCCGGGTGATCCGCATGCCCGAGGAGCAGCCCATCATCGGCTGA
- a CDS encoding helix-turn-helix domain-containing protein gives MEQQSAPRFMTVTEVADIMRVSKMTVYRLIHSGDMPAIRVGKSFRVPEAAVAQMIQAGMADHSGGEARVIGG, from the coding sequence ATGGAACAGCAGTCGGCGCCGCGCTTCATGACTGTCACCGAAGTGGCGGACATCATGCGCGTCTCTAAGATGACTGTGTACCGGTTGATTCACAGCGGTGACATGCCCGCGATTCGCGTCGGAAAGAGCTTCCGTGTTCCGGAGGCTGCGGTCGCCCAGATGATCCAGGCCGGTATGGCCGATCACTCCGGTGGCGAGGCCCGGGTCATTGGCGGGTAG
- a CDS encoding 30S ribosomal protein bS22 — protein MGSVIKKRRKRMAKKKHRKLLRKTRHQRRNKK, from the coding sequence ATGGGCTCCGTCATCAAGAAGCGCCGCAAGCGCATGGCGAAGAAGAAGCACCGCAAGCTCCTGCGCAAGACGCGTCACCAGCGTCGCAACAAGAAGTGA